From Carnobacterium alterfunditum DSM 5972:
CTGTCGACACTAAAAATGATAGACTAAAAACTAATACAGACTTGATATCAGGTTTGTATTAGTTTTTTTATTTTACTTCAAATTAAGTTATCTCTAATTAAACTTATTTATTGTAAGCTTTTAAACGTTGTGTTATAGTTTATTTAAAGCTTCTCATTCAGCAATAATCATTTGTCGAAAGGAGGATTTCTCAAGTGATCAAAAATGTTCATCATATTTCGGCTTTCACCAAGTCTGCTAAAGATAATCATTTTTTTTATACGACTATTCTTGGTTTGCGTTTCGTTAAAAATTCTGTCAATCAAGAAAACACGGCTATTCGTCATCTTTTCTATGGCGACTATCAAGGAAATCCCGGAACTCTGCTGACTTTCTTTGAATTAAAGACTGTCGGTAGTGCCTATAATGAAAATAATTATTTTTCAACTGTCACACTAAAAATTCCCAAAGGTACTTTACCTTATTGGAAAGCTCGTTTAGCCTACTTTTCGATTCAAACGACATTGGATAAGGAACAACATCGTTTGTCTTTTAAAGATTCGGATCAATTTGATCTGGCATTGATAGAAGTTGATGATGTGATCCTTGCTGCAAATGCGACTAAACATTCAGACATCCCAGCTGCGAACCAAATTATTGGTATATTTGATATTTTACTTAAAGTTGAACGACCGGATGAAACAGTCTCCTTTTTGACTGAATTTTTAGACCTGCCGTTGACCAGTCGAACGTATCAAGTCCAAGACACTCAGCAAGGTGTCTTTACAACCATTGATTTTAGCCGAAAAACACCTTTATCTCGGATGGGCAGAGGATCCATTGATCATATTGCATATACTGTCGCATCAACTGATGATCTTGAACGGTTGTATCAAAAGGCTTTACAATTACAGCTGCCGATCGATCAATATATTGAAAGAGGCTACTTTAAAAGTTTATATGTGAGAGAACCAAACGGGTTACAAATCGAGATAGCCACAGCAACACCTGGTTTTACGCTAGATGAATCAATTGAAGAATTAGGAAACACACTTGCAATACCAGACTTTCTAGAAAATAAACGAGCAGCAATCGAAGCTCAATTGGAGGATTTTTAAAATGAACGGATTAAAAGGGATCCATCACGTAACGGCTATCACAAGTAGCGCAGAAAAAATTTATGACTTCTTTACAACTGTTTTGAGTCTTCGCTTAGTTAAGAAAACGGTGAATCAAGATGATATCCAAACCTATCACCTTTTCTTTGCAGATGATAAAGGCAGTGCTGGAACAGATATGACTTTCTTTGATTTTCCTGGTATCCCAAAAGGGTCAAAAGGTACAAATGATATTTCTAAAACATCTTTCCGCGTACCAAACGATGCTGCTTTAACATACTGGGTAAAACGATTTGATAAATACAATGTATCTCATAAAGAAATTACAGAACAATTTGGCGTTAAGGTTTTGGCTTTCCATGATTTTGATGATCAACAGTATCAATTGATCTCGGATGAACACAATACTGGAGTAGCTTCTGGTACCCCTTGGCATAAAGGTCCCGTTCCAGATGAATTTGCTATTACTGGTCTAGGCCCTATCTTTTTACGTGTAAAAAACTTTGATTCTATGAAAGAAATATTAGAAAAAGTTCTCTTGTTTAAAGAAATCGCTAAAGAAAATCAGGTTCATCAATTTGAAGTTGGCGAAGGTGGAAATGGCGCGCAAGTGATAGTCGAACATAGTGATCTACTTCCTGATGCTCAACAAGGCTACGGAAATGTTCATCATGTTGCCTTCCGTGTAGAAAATCGCGCTGTTCTAGAGGAATGGATCCAACGAATCACTCAATTTGGTTTGCCGAATTCTGGTTATGTCGATCGTTTTTATTTTGAATCTCTTTATGCTCGCGTATCTCCAGGTATCCTATTTGAATTTGCAACGGATGGTCCTGGTTTTATTGATGATGAAGAGAACTACGAAATATTAGGGGAAACATTAGCCTTACCACCGAAATTTAGAGATCAACGTGCCGAGATCGAAAAATTGGTTCGTCCAATCGATACCGTTCGTAGTACTAAATTAGTTGAAAAAGAGTATTTGGACTAAAATAGAGCTGTAAATCACTTTGTGACTTATGTTTAAAATCAAACTTTAGGAAGTGGCCAATCATGTTTCACTATAAAGCAGAACAATTAAATAAAAAACAACAATACAAATTTATCAGCGGGAGCGTGATCCCACGTCCAATCGCATGGGTAACCTCATTATCAAAAGATGGTTCAGTAGTAAATGCGGCTCCTTTCAGCTTTTTCAGTGCTGCTTCAAATGAACTGCCTTTGCTGACTGTTGCTATTTTGAGAAATGATGGCATGATCAAAGATACAGCTCGCAACATCCTTGACCAAAAAGAAGCAGTCATCCATATCGTCGATCAAGCTGTGGTTGAAGAAATGAATCAGACTTCTGCTCCTTTACCTCCTGATCAAAGCGAACTTGATCAAACACAGTTGACATTGGTAGACAGCCTCAGCGTGAAGGTTCCTTCTATTGCAGAAGCTAAAATTCGTTTTGAGGGTGTCCTCCATCAATATGTACCGATTAAAGATGAAAACGACAAGATCATAACGGATTTCTTTTTCATTCGTGTAACGGATTTCTTTTTTGATGAAACGATTTTTGATCAAGAAAAAGAATATATTTTAACGGATAAATTAAACCCTGTTGCACGACTTGCAGGTAATCAATACGCTACATTAGATGAAGAATTCATGATCGTTCGTCCTAGTTAAATTAAAAAGAGCTGCTCAAGAATAATTCTTGAACGGCTCTTTTATTTATTGTTTTAAAACAATATATCTATTAGTTAGGTTTGCACCAGACTATTTAAGCTATACAAATACACCCCAAAAGCTAGATTTTACTCTAGCTTTCGAAGTGCATGTCAAAAACAGCTTCAATTCTCTAAATATTTATTATAAGTACGTTTATGATTTTGCTGTAAGAGTTCCAATCTCTGATGAAACAGAAGCTTGTCCTTTGCCGCTTAGAGAGAAATCAGCCACTTTATCCATGTTTGTAAATACGACTACCATAGCGTTGTTTTTTCCAGCAGCTTCAAGAGCAGCTAGGTCAACTGTAGAAACAAGTGTTTCAGGTGTTAATTGATCTCCTTCAGCTACAGCATTAGTGAAAGGTCCACCATTTAATTCAACCGTATCTAGTCCCATGTGCAATAAAACTTCTACTCCATTTGGAAGTTCTATTCCAATTGCATGTTTAGTTGGGAAAACACTGACAACTTTACCAGTTACTGGAGAATAAATCTTTCCATCTGTTGGAATGACTGCATATCCGTCTCCCATCATTTTTTGTGAAAAGACTGGATCTGCTACTTCTTCAATCGAAATAACGGTTCCATTTGCAGGTGAAAATAATTTTACCTCAGTATCTGCTTCTATTTTGTTCCCTTTTTTCAAAAAATCAAACATTCCCATTTCAATTCCTACCTTCTATAGTTTATGGGCTGCTTCTCATTCAATCAACCGCAAGCAGCTTGCCCTTAATGATAACATAAATAAACTCTTAAAGAGAATATAAAAAGCAAGCTGCTTGATCAGCTTTTGTATTTTATTCACTTTTTTTGAAAGTTAAATACACTGTATTTATTTCCAACTCTTCACTATTTGGCCCTATCATTAAATCAAATTCTCCTGATTCAACTGATACTGATAAATCCTGATGTGTATACTCGAAGTCTAGCTTATTTAAATTAAAGGCAACAATAGTTGATTCACTAGGCTCTAGCGAAACTTTTTTAAATCTTTTCAGTTCCTTGATTGGGCGGACTACTTTCCCTACCTTATCCCTGATATACAGTTGGACTACTTCAGTACCTGCTAACTTCCCACTATTCGTAATCATCACTTCTATCCTGACTTCATCTTCTTGGCTTTTTGGAGATCTAGTCAAGGTAACTTCCATTGGACTATACTTGAAATACGTATAACTTAAGCCATAACCAAAAGGAAAAAGTGGACTATTATCAACATCCAGATACCTTGAGAGAAACTTATCTTCTTGGTTTAGCGCTGTTAAGGGGCGCCCAGTATTGTCCTGGTTATAGTAAAGAGGAACTTGCCCAACCGCTCTTGGAAAAGACATGGTCAATTTACCACTTGGATTTTTTTTTCCATACAATAAATTAGCCACTGCCGAACCAGCTTCGGTTCCTGGAAACCAAGCTTCTAGGATACTGTCTACATCTTGAATAATATCCGTTAAATCTAAAGGCCTGCCATTGAAAAGAGTCGCTACTATAGGCTTATCTAATGTACGCAGTTTTTTGATCAATTGAATCTGTTCGGACGGCAATTTAATGTTGCTTCTGCTCGCTCCTTCACCGCTCATATAAGAAGATTCGCCAACGACAGCCACAATAATATCAACATCAGCCAGATCTGCCAGCCAGTCTGCTTTTATTTCTTTTTGCGCATCAGCGATTGTTTTCAATACGATCGATTCTTTTGGTATATGCTGCAGGAGACCTTCGTATAATGAAACACTTTCATTTTGTTGGCCTTTCCAAGACCATGCACCTAGCACATCTTTTGCTTGTCCTTCAGGTACGATCAGAGCTACTTTTTGATGGATACTTAAGGGCAAAATTTGTTCTTTATTTTTCAATAAAACCATTGATTCTTCAGCCATTCCCCTGGCTTTTTCTCGATGCTCCTGACTAAACACTATCGCCTTTTCCTCTGCACTATTTGCCCCACGATAAGGATCTTCAAATAAACCTAAATCATTTTTCAAAGTTAAGACTCGCCATACGGCTTCATCGATCAGCGTTTCGGCGATTTCCCCTTCATCGATCAACTCGTTCAAATAATTTAAATAGGCACCTGTCATCATCTCTATGTCCACACCAGCTTCGATTGCTAATTTACCGGCTTCTTTTAAATTCTCGGCGATGCCATGGGGGATCATTTCACCGACTGCTGCCCAATCAGAAATAAGGACTCCTTCAAAACCGAATTCTTTTCGAAGAATATCGCGCATCAACCGCTTATTCGCTGTAGCAGGAACGCCGTCAAGTGAATTAAAAGCGGTCATAACTAATTTACTGCCTTCATCGATCCCCGCTTGATAAGCTGGCAGATACATGTCTCTTAAGGTTCTTTCAGACAATTCGACTGTGTTGTATTCTCGCCCAGCTACTGGTGCACCATATCCAGCAAAGTGTTTGATACAAGCCGCTATACTAAACTTATCGGTCGCCAAATTTTTTCCTTGGTACCCTTTAACAAAAGCACGTGCATATAGTTGATTCAAATAAGGATCTTCACCTGTAGATTCCATTACTCTTCCCCAACGAGCATCACGCACTAGATCGACCATTGGTGCAAAGGTTACATGTAATCCTGAAACGGCTGCTTCTTTTGCAGCAATTGCGGCACTCTCTTCAATCAAATTAGGATCCCATGCACAAGCCATACCTAACGAGATTGGAAAAATAGTGCGGTACCCATGAATCACATCCGCCATAAATAATAGCGGTATGCCTAAGCGACTTTTAGCCAAATGCTCTTTTTGGATCGCTATCAACGTTTGAGCGCCAGAGATCCCAAGCACTGATCCAATAGTAGCCATTTTTCCAGCTGATAGATTCATTTCATGCATCGGACCAGTATTTTCACTGTCCTCTTCTTTATAAAATTCACCCGCTAATTGAACCATTTGACCAATTTTTTCTTCTATCGTCATGTTGCTCAGCAATTGTTTAAGTTGATTTGAATTCATATAATCCTCCTCATCACATCTCTATTTTTTCTCGAATCAAAAATAGTCTTTTTTTACTGATTTTGAACAGTTTATTCATTAAACCGCTTTCTTAATGCCACTGTAGCATCATTTTTTTTGTTTCTCAAATGATACCATCTAGAAAATATGCTATAGTTGACCAGTGTTACATAGAAAGGACGATAAAATAGATGAAAAAAATTAGTAAAGGTCTTTTTCTTTCCATTATCATTGCTCTGATTGCCACACTATTAGGAAACTTTTTCCCAATTATTGGCAGTGCTGTATTTGCTATTATTTTAGGGCTCGTCATAAACAACACCCTAAGGATCCCTGCTGATTTTCAGCCAGGTATTAAATTTTCTTCAAAGAAAATTCTACAAGCTTCAATTGTATTGCTTGGATTTAGTTTATCTATCCAAGATATCAAATCAACCGGGTTATCATCCTTAAGCGTTACGATCGTCACGATCACGGTTGCTTTTATTAGTGCTTTGTTGATTGGGAAATGGTTAAAAATACCAACAAACACTAAAGTTTTGATTGGTGTCGGAACAGCCATTTGTGGAGGTTCCGCGATTGCTGCCGTTTCACCGATCGTTGAGGCAGATGATGATGAAATTGCTCTATCCATTTCAACGATTTTTTTATTTAATATTGTAGCTGTCTTTCTCTTTCCTTTTTTAGGCCACTTGATGAACTTATCTGATGCTGGGTTTGGATTATGGGCTGGGACAGCGATCAACGATACTTCTTCTGTTGTTGCCGCTGGTTACAGCTATAGTGAAGCAGCTGGAGATCATGCGACGATCGTAAAATTGACCAGAGCAACTTTGATCATTCCGATTTCTTTGATCATAGCTGGAATTCAAGTTTATAAAAAAAAGCACTTAGCTGAAAAAGTTTCTTTGAAACAAATTTTCCCTTGGTTTATTTTATGGTTTTTAGTGGCTTCTTTAGTCAGTAGTTCAGGTATCCTTCCTGAGGCTTTTATAGCAGCAGCCAAATGGCTCTCGCGTTTCATGATCGCCATGGCATTAGGCTCGATTGGGCTATCAGCTAACTTAATAGCCTTACTAAAGACCGGAAAAAAACCAGTTCTGCTTGGGTTGGCTACATGGTTCCTTGTAGCTGTCAGCAGTTTACTTGTCCAGTTTTTCCAAGGACAACTTTGATTTTTACTACTAAAAACAGCCCATCACTTATGACATAATCTAAAGAAACACTTAATTTTCGTTAAATAGTATAGGATAACTAGTGGGATTTAGGTATACTTAGGTTTGTGCTTTTTAATTTTACGTTTTGATTTGAGAGGAGAACAACATGATTTTTATTGAATTATTAAAGGCCGTATTTTTAGGGGTCGTCGAAGGAATCACCGAATGGCTGCCCATTAGTAGTACTGGACACATGATTTTGGTAGAAGAATTTATCCAATTAAATGCTTCTGCTGAATTTAAAGAAATGTTTTTTGTAGTCATCCAATTAGGTGCTATTTTAGCTGTTGTCTTACTTTATTTTAACAAGTTGAACCCATTTTCACCAAAAAAATCCACTCAAGAGAAGAAAGATACAATGTCGATCTGGTACAAAGTACTTGTTGGGGTTCTTCCAGCAGCTGTTTTAGGCTTACTTTTTGATGACTGGTTGAACGAACATCTATACAATTATTGGACAGTTGCTATTATGTTGATCGTTTACGGAATTTTATTTATTATTATTGAAAATCGTAATAAAGGAAAAGAAAGTTCAATCAATTCATTTAAGGATTTGACCTATAATACAGCCTTTTTAATCGGGATGTTCCAAGTCCTTTCCTTGATCCCTGGTACTTCTCGTTCAGGAGCAACGATTCTAGGTGCTATTTTGATTGGTACTTCTCGTTTCATTGCTACAGAATATTCTTTCTTCCTATCTATTCCTGTCATGTTTGGCGCAAGTTTCCTTAAGCTGGTTAAATTTGGTTTCGAATTTACGGGAATGGAAGTCGCTATTCTTTTAACTGGTATGCTAGTTGCATTCGTTGTTTCGGTTATCGCGATCAAGTTCTTGATGGGCTACATTAAACATAATGACTTTAAAGCTTTTGGCTGGTACAGAATTATTTTAGGTATCCTTGTGCTCGGTTATTTCGTTCTTTTTGGTTAAAAATATTAGCTGAGACAAGCAAGTTATCCTACTAGAAAACTCGTTTCCACTTTTGATGATTTATTTCATCAAAAGTGGGGATGAGTTTTTTAATTGACTAGTTTATCAGCTGCTCTCATGTGAAAACAGCTCAAAAAAAAATCTTACTCTTCCATTGAATGGAAAAGTAAGATTAGAAACTAGTATGCAGTTAAGAATCATCCAAGACTTTTTGATATCGAAATGATTATATTAGAATTGAGTTGAACAAAGAAATTTTTTCGCTGTATTCTCACTTTACAAAAAATGCTTCATATAAGGCTTTCACTGCCAAATCTTCATATTTTGCTTGAATCCCAAATATAACGCTAACTTCTGAAGCCCCTTGGTTGATCATGTCAATATTGATATGATTTTCAGAAAGAGCTGTTGCTGCTTTAGACATCGTGTACATTTTCTCACGCATGCCCTCCCCGACGATCATGATCAACGCAATATTATGTTCAACAGTCACGCTATCTGCACACAACTCTTCTTTTAATTGAATCAACAATGAGTGTTCTTCTTCGGTCGTCATTTGATTCGTCTGTAAAATAATCGTTAAGTTATCGATTCCTGATGGCATATGTTCATAACTGATTCCTCTTGCCTCCAGTATCTCCAATACTTTGCGCCCAAAACCGATCTCACGGTTCATTAAATACTTATCAATATAAATACTGCTAAAGCCGCTTGAACTGGCAATACCGATCACACCTTGTTCAGTCAATTGGCGTTCTTTCATGATGCGGGTCCCCGGAGCAGATGGATTATTTGTATTTTTGATTTGAACTGGAATACCTGATTTAAATGCCGGCTGTAAAGCTTCATCATGTAAGACTGAAAAACCGCCATATGAAAGCTCACGTATTTCACGGTAAGTCAGTTCTTTGATACCAATAGGATTTTCAACTACATGAGGGTTAGCCGCAAATATGGCATCTACATCTGTGAAATTTTCATATAGATCTGCTTGGATCCCATTTGCCAAAATAGCGCCAGTGATATCTGAACCACCTCTTGAGAAAGTACACACTTTCCCATCTTTTGTATACCCAAAAAAACCAGGAAAAATGATAACTTCTTCGCTATCGCGTAATTTAGCTAACTGCTCATAACTCTCAGGTAAAACTTGAGCATTTCCTGGTTCGTTGGTTACCATCAATCCAGCTTCTTTAGGATCCATATACCGAGCTGGTACACCTTCTTGGTTAAAATAAGCAGCTACTAATTTTGCATTATTATCTTCTCCACTTGCTTTAAATGCATCTAAATAATAATTGGGTTCATTTTTATTGCCTTTGACTAAGGAATCTAAGTTGCTTCTTATCTCATCGATGATTTCTGTTCCTAAGCCTAATTCCTCTGCAATATTTTGGTATCGGTCAATGATTTTTTCTAGTACGGCACTAAAGTCATGGCCGACAAGAGCTTTCATACCAAAACCAATCAACAGATCTGTCACTTTTTCGTCCTCCGCTGAACGCTTACCAGGAGCTGATACTACAACTATTTTGCGTGCCGCATCTTCTTTTACAAGTTGGATAACTTTTTTCAACTGACTTCCTGAAGCTAAGGAGCTTCCACCAAATTTAATCACGTTCATCAGAGTAACACCCTTTATCATTTTTATTTGATTTCATTTTATAACTATACTATTTTAGAAATTGACGTATTCTTATATTTTGGACTGTTCTTTATTGAGAATCAAGTCTTTCTGTTTATTTAAGCAAAAATGTAGCAACATTTCGTTTATTTTATCTAATTTTTTTTTTAGTAATCTATTTAACATCATTTTGACATCAAAATAATACTTTAGTCCCTATTTAATTCATTAAAATAGGCTTATAATATAGTTGTTATCGTTTTTGCAATTCTTAACTATTATATCGCACTTATTCTATTACTTATTATGGGAGAAATCAAATATGAAAATGTATAAATATATCCACTATCTTTTAGGATTTTCCGTTATTGCTCAGTTACTGGGGAAATCTGTTTCAAATAGAAAAAAGTGTTTAGCTAAAAAAAGTTCTCTTCAGCAACCTATATCCTCTTTTGTTGGAACTTGGAGCAGTCAAGAACATAAAACACGCTGGCTTTTAAAAATAACACAAGATGGCGATCTTCACATTAATAATCATCTTATTAAAGGAAGCCTCACATCTATTTCAGATCAGCAGCTGGTCTTCACTGATCACTACGGGTATAAATTGATTGCTAAACGCCATGAAAACAATACATTGTCATTTTATGACGAGGCCGATGAAAAGAACTATTTATTTGTTTTATCAGAGTAAAATCGATCCATGATTTCAACCTCATGGATTGGTTTTACTTTTTCTATTCTCTTAGTATTTGCTATTGAAAAAAAATCTTGTAGACGTTATGGTATACTCAGTAATCAAATTATTTTCCACTGTCTAGAAAGGAGTACTGCACTTGTTTCAATACCTTCTAATCGGGTTGATCGTCTTTTATGTGATGGGTAATTTATTGGCTTTACGTCATTTTGGTGCCTATGATTTTGAAAGTCAATTTGTCCGTATCTTTCTTGTAAATGATCGAAGGATCATAAAAAATATCAAAGAAAAGCCGACTGTTCCATTAATAAAAAAATTAAAACAAATCTTTAGCCTTCAACTGATTGCAAAAATTTTGATTTATTCTCTATTTGTTCATTTTTATCTTGGAAATAATACATCTGTGAGTGTTTTTGTTTTAGCATCTTTATTCGTCTGTAATATTCTTTTTGACCTCCATACGAATAGAATCGTTAATGCAGCAAATAAACTTTAAATAAATTTAAAACAAGGAAAGAGCTCTAAAACGAGGATGTAAATCTTCGTTCAGAGCTCTTTCTTATTTTGTACTGCCTATAGTTTCACCAAGAGCTGTATAGTTCTTATTCAGCTTCGATGTAAGCATCTTTGTAGCTGTATTTAGCTCCAACTTGGTAGTTGTAGATATCTTTAACATTTTCTTTTTGCAATGTTGCTGCAGCTCTTTGGTATAGAGGAGCTACGCCAGCTTCATCTAGCAAGATTTTTTCAGCATCAAGCAAGTTTGTCCAACGTGCTTCAACGTCTGTTGCATTTTCACCTTTTGATAGAGCAATTAATTCATCAAATTCTTTATTGCTGTAGCTAGAACGGTTATATGGGCTTTCAGTCGTCATTAGATCAATGAAGTTTACTGGATCAGCAAAGTCTGCTCCCCATCCGCCTAAAGCTAGATCGTAATCTTGATTTGTTTGTAATTCCAAACGAGCTTTAAATGGAACATTTTTCAATGTGATCTCCACACCAGGTAAATTAGTTTCGATCTGATCCTTCATGTAAGCTCCAACTTTTTTATTTGTCTCATCATCATCACCAAGTAATTCTAATGTTACAGTATCTGTTCCTAATTCAGATTTAGCTGCTTCCCAATATTCGTTAGCTGCATCTGCATCAAAAGATAGGTAATCGCCTGATTCTGCACGGAAATCATCTCCAGTTGTTGGATTTGATGCTAATCCAGCAGGAACAAGCCCACCTACTGTTTGAGAACCATTTGCTAAGATTTCGCTGACCAATAATTCATGATCATAAGAAGAAGCAATCGCTTTACGTAAGTTTTCATTAGCTAACGGTGTTTCTTCTTCATCTCTTTCTTGATTCAATTGAAGATAAGAAGTTCTCGCTTCTGTTTCAACAGTGTAATCTGCATTATCTTTATATTGTTTAGCAAATTCACCGGTTAAATTGACCCGATCGATTTGACCAGAATCATATAGATTTAGCGCTGTTGACGTTTCTTTAATAACTTCAACATTGATTTCTTCTAAAGCAACATTTTCTGCATCCCAATAATCTTTATTCTTTTCATATGTCCAATTTAAGTTTGTTCCGTCCCAATTACTAAATGTGAATGGTCCGTTAAAAATCATTGTTTCTGCTGAAGTACCATATTTAGCTCCTTGTTCTTCTACAAATGCCTCATTTTGAGGGAAGAATGTAGGAAATGCCATTAAAGAGATAAAGTAAGGTACTGGTTTTTCCATTGTAACTTTTAATTCGTAATCACTTACGGCTTCTACGCCTAATGTTTCAGGATCAGCACCATCAGAAATAATTGCTGTCGCATTTTTGATTCCTTCGAATAGATAAGAATAAGAAGCCGCTGTTTCAGGATCAGCTACTCTTTTCCAAGCATATACAAAATCCTTGGCTGTCACAGGGTCTCCATTTGACCAAGTAGTACCTTCACGCAATTTAAATGTGTATTCCAAACCATCTTCACTAACAGTTGCTTCTTCTTGGGCCAAAGCAGGAACTGGCTGACTATCTTTGTCAAGGCGATATAAACCTTCATTTATATTATTAAACACGGTGAAACTTACAGTATCAGTTGCTATTGCAGTGTCCCCTGTAGGTAATTCAGCAATTTCAACTAAATTAAGTACTTGCTCTTCTGCTAAATTTCCTTCACCTGAATTTGAACTACTTGTTTCACTATCTGCTTCATTTCCACAAGCTGCTAATAAACCTGCTGTCAATAATAATGCACCTGATTTCCACCACTTCGTTTTTCCCATGTTAAATCCCCCTGTTTTCTTATCTTATTTTAATCTATCTCTAATCAAATTAGAACTTGATAATAAATATACACATTTTTATTATTATTTGCAAGTTTTTTTTAAAAGTTTTTTCCTCATTAACTAACTTTAACTAACTTTTATTGACATCTAAACATCTTTACCTTTATGCTTATCATTAGTAAGTATCAATTAAGGAGTGTTGCAGGATGAAAATAGAAGTATGGTCAGATTTTGTTTGCCCGTTTTGTTACATCGGTAAACGTCATTTAGAAGCAGCCCTTAAGGACCGTTCAGATGTAGAAGTTGAGTTTCATAGTTATGAACTAGATCCCTCAGCTCCTGAGAAGGTTGACGGTAAAATGGAAGATTATTTTGCCGAGTATAAAGGAATGAGCGTAGAACAAGCCCAATCTATGATCCTACAAGTTACTCAAATGGCTAATAACGTTGATTTAGATTACGATTACGACGCTATTCAACATGGGAACACCTTAAAACCTCATCGTTTATTTCAATTTGCCAAAGAACAAGGCAAAGGTAATGAATTTATGGAACTAGCTAAGAAAGCCTACTTTATTGAAGGTAAATGGTTAAATGACGATGACTTTTTAGTTCATTTGGCTACCTCTGTTGGTTTAGATGAAACTCGTGTTCGAGACGTGTTGGCTTCTGAGGCTTATTTAGATGCTGTACGTTTGGACCAAGCACAAGCTGCTGAAATTGGCATTCAAGGCGTTCCCTTCTTCGTTATTGATAAGCAATATGGCCTTAGTGGCGCTCAGCCTATTGAAATATTTGAACAGGTATTTGCGGATATCGACGCTAAAAAAATATGATTGCATAAAAAATGACAGGAACCTTTGCAATAGGGGGTTCCTGTCATTTTTTATAATACTTGCTTGATAGATAAATAAAGTTGCTTAACAAATACTACTGGTGTGGCAAAGAAATTTATTTTGGAATAACGGGTTTGCTTGTGGAGAGCCATGGAAGCTTTACATGGCTACAGGCAATCCCTATTCCGTCAGAATTTCCAAGTAGTGCTCCAAATGATA
This genomic window contains:
- a CDS encoding flavin reductase family protein, whose amino-acid sequence is MFHYKAEQLNKKQQYKFISGSVIPRPIAWVTSLSKDGSVVNAAPFSFFSAASNELPLLTVAILRNDGMIKDTARNILDQKEAVIHIVDQAVVEEMNQTSAPLPPDQSELDQTQLTLVDSLSVKVPSIAEAKIRFEGVLHQYVPIKDENDKIITDFFFIRVTDFFFDETIFDQEKEYILTDKLNPVARLAGNQYATLDEEFMIVRPS
- a CDS encoding YeiH family protein; translation: MKKISKGLFLSIIIALIATLLGNFFPIIGSAVFAIILGLVINNTLRIPADFQPGIKFSSKKILQASIVLLGFSLSIQDIKSTGLSSLSVTIVTITVAFISALLIGKWLKIPTNTKVLIGVGTAICGGSAIAAVSPIVEADDDEIALSISTIFLFNIVAVFLFPFLGHLMNLSDAGFGLWAGTAINDTSSVVAAGYSYSEAAGDHATIVKLTRATLIIPISLIIAGIQVYKKKHLAEKVSLKQIFPWFILWFLVASLVSSSGILPEAFIAAAKWLSRFMIAMALGSIGLSANLIALLKTGKKPVLLGLATWFLVAVSSLLVQFFQGQL
- a CDS encoding VOC family protein — encoded protein: MIKNVHHISAFTKSAKDNHFFYTTILGLRFVKNSVNQENTAIRHLFYGDYQGNPGTLLTFFELKTVGSAYNENNYFSTVTLKIPKGTLPYWKARLAYFSIQTTLDKEQHRLSFKDSDQFDLALIEVDDVILAANATKHSDIPAANQIIGIFDILLKVERPDETVSFLTEFLDLPLTSRTYQVQDTQQGVFTTIDFSRKTPLSRMGRGSIDHIAYTVASTDDLERLYQKALQLQLPIDQYIERGYFKSLYVREPNGLQIEIATATPGFTLDESIEELGNTLAIPDFLENKRAAIEAQLEDF
- a CDS encoding ring-cleaving dioxygenase, with the protein product MNGLKGIHHVTAITSSAEKIYDFFTTVLSLRLVKKTVNQDDIQTYHLFFADDKGSAGTDMTFFDFPGIPKGSKGTNDISKTSFRVPNDAALTYWVKRFDKYNVSHKEITEQFGVKVLAFHDFDDQQYQLISDEHNTGVASGTPWHKGPVPDEFAITGLGPIFLRVKNFDSMKEILEKVLLFKEIAKENQVHQFEVGEGGNGAQVIVEHSDLLPDAQQGYGNVHHVAFRVENRAVLEEWIQRITQFGLPNSGYVDRFYFESLYARVSPGILFEFATDGPGFIDDEENYEILGETLALPPKFRDQRAEIEKLVRPIDTVRSTKLVEKEYLD
- a CDS encoding PTS sugar transporter subunit IIA; the protein is MFDFLKKGNKIEADTEVKLFSPANGTVISIEEVADPVFSQKMMGDGYAVIPTDGKIYSPVTGKVVSVFPTKHAIGIELPNGVEVLLHMGLDTVELNGGPFTNAVAEGDQLTPETLVSTVDLAALEAAGKNNAMVVVFTNMDKVADFSLSGKGQASVSSEIGTLTAKS
- a CDS encoding glycoside hydrolase family 3 N-terminal domain-containing protein → MNSNQLKQLLSNMTIEEKIGQMVQLAGEFYKEEDSENTGPMHEMNLSAGKMATIGSVLGISGAQTLIAIQKEHLAKSRLGIPLLFMADVIHGYRTIFPISLGMACAWDPNLIEESAAIAAKEAAVSGLHVTFAPMVDLVRDARWGRVMESTGEDPYLNQLYARAFVKGYQGKNLATDKFSIAACIKHFAGYGAPVAGREYNTVELSERTLRDMYLPAYQAGIDEGSKLVMTAFNSLDGVPATANKRLMRDILRKEFGFEGVLISDWAAVGEMIPHGIAENLKEAGKLAIEAGVDIEMMTGAYLNYLNELIDEGEIAETLIDEAVWRVLTLKNDLGLFEDPYRGANSAEEKAIVFSQEHREKARGMAEESMVLLKNKEQILPLSIHQKVALIVPEGQAKDVLGAWSWKGQQNESVSLYEGLLQHIPKESIVLKTIADAQKEIKADWLADLADVDIIVAVVGESSYMSGEGASRSNIKLPSEQIQLIKKLRTLDKPIVATLFNGRPLDLTDIIQDVDSILEAWFPGTEAGSAVANLLYGKKNPSGKLTMSFPRAVGQVPLYYNQDNTGRPLTALNQEDKFLSRYLDVDNSPLFPFGYGLSYTYFKYSPMEVTLTRSPKSQEDEVRIEVMITNSGKLAGTEVVQLYIRDKVGKVVRPIKELKRFKKVSLEPSESTIVAFNLNKLDFEYTHQDLSVSVESGEFDLMIGPNSEELEINTVYLTFKKSE